In the genome of Megalops cyprinoides isolate fMegCyp1 chromosome 18, fMegCyp1.pri, whole genome shotgun sequence, the window CGGAGGTTAATTCATATAATTCAGTTTGCATGAAtacaaaatgtaagaaatgatTTACAAACTAAAAAAGCATAATTAAAACTCTTGAACAGTTCTGTATACTGTGTATGCTATCCAATGGGTTTATCTGAGGGGTTAGCCTGTTCGTAAGGCTGACATTAACGTAACTTTACTGGTCAGATATCTTGTTAAATTCTATACAGCGCCATTAATAATCAGAGGAAATACGCTGTGAAAACCGTAAatagtatatataaataaatatatgtatacttAGATCTCTgccttttatatatatatccatatgACTTTATACTGGATATTAGACTGGACATAATATTGGTGGCAACAGTCACCCTTTCTTAAAggagaaatataaaaaaactaaaatgtgagGGAACAACATGCTTCGAATggtcatttacacatttttcactttaaCGTGTGTAAAATgagacaacaaaataaaaccaacaaaatatgTCTGCAAATTACTGTATAAGCCATCAAACTGTACATATAGTTACAAAGTTACAGAATGCATCAACCACATTCACTTCGATGACAGTGACTGATTTCATTAGAACTAAATCACTCTCTAATGGCTCTAAATTTGGCACGGTTTGTTATTTGGCAAAGGAATCATTAATTGGTATGcctctttttatttcataacaAGATGTATGCAATAACACCATGGTTGGCTTTTTTGCATCCATTATGTGtaaactgattttgttttcagaatctATAAAACTGCTACCCTGATCTTTCACTGTAAAACTGAAGCAGAACAATCCCCTCCCCACAAAAAattgttaaagaaaaaagaaaataaatcaaaacgcaacactgacacaagtttaatttcaatttttacaaataaaaccaTAGAAAAAGAATTGATTTCGAATGTCAAGCATTGCCAAGTATTTTAATACCAACACCAAATGTTAAAGTATAAGATATACAGGAAATtttataacagtaataaattacacaatttCAACGTTATACCTGTTAGCATGAACATATTTGGCTTTGAAAATGATGGAACTGGTAGCCTAAACACTTTTTACATCGTTGCAAACTGAGTTGTGTATTCAACTGGTATGGAAGCGGATTTATGCAaaagccattttgtttgtgaaaatacataaaaatatgtttttttttcatatattttaattttcttagaaaacaaacaaacaaaactttcaCATTTTGATGCAGAATGACGTCAAGTGTGCTTAAGTCATTATGAATCCAGAATTTGACGGAGGTGGTGACAAAAACAGACGTGCTGCCTCAAACGATGATTCTCAGGTGACCAGACGTCCAAACCACAGCTGTGCGTGCCAGTCCAGCCTCGTCTCGAACAAAAAAGGGTGGGGCGGACTGGGGCGAACGGGTGTCGTCAGCTCGTTATAATCCCGGGTGAACTTCAATCGAGAGAGGGAGCCTTTCAAAAAGAGCATCGGGGAGGGAAGGGAAATGTCTTCGCGATACCGGATTCGCCCCTTCAAACCGACTCggccggaaaaaaaaaacccccaaaacaaaacgaaaaaaaaaaaaaaaaacgcacgtTTAAAACCACTTTGTAAGGCACTCGAAAGGTTCTTATCAATCAAGAGAGATCAGTCATACTGACATTCATTCCCATGCCAGGCCTCACGTAAGGTACAGCATGCACTGCTTTTGGAAATTCTGGAGTCATCACTCGACCGTTCTCCCCAGTGCTTCCTGTTATCGACAGCCTCGCTTTGCTCCTCATGGCATCTGTGAAGGTcatctgcaacacacacaaacgcggCGGTCAGCTCGTGCCTCCACGCTCGCCGGCTGTAATATTTATAGGAACATATGACAAGCAAATGTGAGGAGAACATGACGAACACGGTTAGGATGCAGATGCGTATGTAAAACCAAGTAAACGCTTGACAGCAAACTGAGGATGAGAAAACCGTCACTGTGTCATTCACACGGTTCCACAGAGCAAACCCACAGACTATTGTTAAGTGACGATGAcgtaaaaacaaattaaaataagaacaaaacaaaaagtaaataaacaaaaacaaaaagctattATAGGCTAGCAGTATagttacaaaattaaaacatcaatACATACGATCCTTGAGCCAACTTCCTCATTCAAGAACTTTAAGGATGCAACAATGAAGCTAGAGCGTGCACTTATAGTTTATGAAGACCTCGTTCCTACCCCCTAAATTTTTACACTTTCGATTCCATATACGTTGTAACCTTCCTTATAAGTTGCAAAATTCTGTGAATTCTGCGAGGAAGTTGGATTAATATTCTGTGCATTCTTTGCCACCTTCATTCGTTTCGCCTCTGCTCTGGACTTGTAACAGAACTCAATCAAAGCCACCAGCATGGCCAAACCAAGTCCGCCGACGAGAATGTAGAAGACTCCAGCAACGTTGCTCAGGCTGAGGGCGCTGGTCTTCTCCTACAAACGCACACAGGAGTCTTGTCAGGACAGGGCAGGGGTGAAAGGTCAAATAGCAAAACATccactgaaaaaatattcacacaatGACAAAGATAATATAGCACATATTACATAACAAATTAACACAATATAGCAATTAAAGTTATTGTTTTACtctaacattacaaaaaaaacatgaagggaGGGGATATGGGACAACTGTACATGTCAGAGTGCAGCCTATTTCTACGTGGGTGATGTtatgtggggtgggggaggtgtcCTGTTGGAATGGCTAACATATTGAACTGGTGTGTTGAGGATGCTTGAATTTATCTCAGTAACTACTTatttattggaaaaaatattGATTCTTTGATATTGTGCAGGTGTTGGTGGGCCTAGATGACCATTAAAAGGGATGTCCAACACATGTGGTGCAGTCATGCTTAACAgtagtgaaaaaaataaaaatatatctgcacatgtcattttaatgtattcattttgtgcaCTAAATGAATACATCAGCATATACTCCTATTTAGCAAACCCTCTGTTAATTTACTAAACCTGCTctgactctgctctgtgtgttaatgaaaaatgcaacatttcagCAGATCGGGCAAACTCaacaaatgcagtaaaataaaattgaattaaagcaaattaaatttaaataaataaataaataggcatTGCttgacagtattttaaaatctggCCGTTTTCATGTCTACATGAGTATGTTATGCTACATCAGCCCTGAGAGAATGGATTATTCTTCCTCTGGGTTATTAAATCTGATATGTCCCTGAGGTTGACGTTTGCCCCTTTTCTAGAATATAATATGTGCTAATTTCCAATGTAAAACACCCACAAGACATCACTGTCATTGGTACAGTCTTTGTTGAATGTCTGTTAAAACTTGCACTGCTCTCTGAGAAAGTATCTTTCATCTCTGAAAAATTAGAACTCTAAAAATACCATTAATAGAGTGgaaatcatttttcaacatATTAATTTCCTGCAAAGCAGTAAATCTTATTCACATCTGAATCAATATCAATACCAGACACGACTCAAAGTAATCAGTCCATAGTTTGAAACAGTATGCAGGTGGCCTTTAAATggatgtatttttcatttgcactgaTTATTGGATTATTTAAATCGCACTATGAGTGCCAGTCTCCAAAATGTGCCATTACTGTATGGTTGGTTCccttttttgcaatgttttaaaatgtttagcTCCTGGTAGGTTACTGGACAATGGACAGACAGTACACACATGTATTCATGTGCACAGGTATACatcacatatatgtatatgtatgtatcatatatcacagaaaaacatcaaaCTGAAAGAACAGACTTTGTGGACATCCTTTATAGATGGTCCTGGGATTATCCAGATTAAATCTGGATCAATATCATAGTGGTGTATAATTCTATGTTGTAGACATATAAATTATGCCTTAAATTGAAAAATGGATCATTATATTGCGAGGTCTACTGTCTTAACAGATAGGATTGCTGTGAAGAAAAGGCTAGTGAAATTCTTGCAAAGCAGTGCACAGTTTATCACTTAACAATCATGCATTACTTATATTTAACATAAATCATTAGTAAATCTGCAGGCATTAGTAAAACATCTCACCAAGGAATCtcatgcttttgtgtttgtaatattACAACGTACAAGGGGTCATTCCCGCTAACaaaattgtgcttttgtttgacTTGCTTGGGCACATAAAACCTGCAGAGACTGACCTTACTTCCAGAATCCTTGGCTCCACATTCACCCTTATCGTAccaccatttgtttttcagcttgtcTAAGACGCCTTGCTCACTGAGTTTCAATACTGCAAGGTTTACTGGCGTTCTTCACGtggaaaataacataaataacattatcaatgttattttatgttattcatAACATTACACTGATTCAACTTTcttttaatttctctctcttgttttcttttttttttgcagtggcgATATAGCGTTGATGCGCCATTTGGCCTAAGCAAACGCGAGTTTTGCAGAGCCAGATGTGCATTAACGTATCGCCTGGAGTAAGCAGCAACAGCAACGGGATGGGTACATCAGCCAATTAACCTTTCTGGACAATGTGCTTGTGGTGTGGAGTGTAGCCTATATCATAGATATTGACCGCTATCACAGTCACTACCTGAACAGTGTTCAGAGGCTCAGTGAGCCCCGCGGCTAACTAGAGTTTTGGCTCCCGTGCGACGATGCTGCATACTTGACGTATGCATGGAGTTACCCATCACTTTTTGTCACTGGGGCTGACCTTGGAATCACCTCCCCCGCTGCCGCACTCTCCCTTGTCGTAccaccatttgtttttcaatttgtcCAACAGGCCTTGCTCATTCAGTTTTAGTACTGCGAGGTTAACCGCATTTCTTGAAACGATAAAACATACTTGTAAGACAGGGTGAGCGACTTATCAATTGCTCGTTCACATTTTCATCGTTTGTTCGTTCGCTGTTGTTGTTACTTTTTCCCGTTGTGGCAGTTACGTCACACAAGAAATACAGTCAGCATTTATCAATAACAAttctactactaataataatcaataaatgtGGGACAAAGTCCTCTGACTTGGTGATAGGCTCTTTGTTTGGCAAAGGTGGCAGAACGTAAAACAAGGTTAAGGATAGAGTGCTAAAATGGGGAGCTCTATCATCTACAACAATGTACTCACATCCACAACATACAAATAACAGTGTCTTGCAAGTGACTCCACTAAAAAAGAGACAGCAGAATAGCAGTAACAGACAGAATGGTTAGCTCTTATGAAGAAAGAAGATGCATgcaacattgtattttttttttaacaacccCCTTTCCGATCCCTGCCCACCCTCGCCAACATCATCAGTTCATGAAATTATTCTGCATGGGCCATTTCAACGGTGAAAGGTGGTTATATTCGATTTCATGGTGCCCCTGAATACCGAATTGGCCAATATCATGTCTGGACATTACTCCAAACATTTTGTTCGGGGTCCATACAAACATACAGGTTTTGGAACCTGTCAAAATGCACGAATTTCATTTAGCTTAAAACCTTTCaccttttatttttccccacctAAATTTGGTAATATGTTTTCCAAAATTAATGATATATAGTAAATATGAGTATAAGAAATGGCTAGAATGGAAATATACTTTTAAGATAATTTCTAGAAACCTATCACAGCATTGCCTGAAACCCCACGTTACATTATTATAACCTAAGCAGTGCCACATGTATGcataaaacaatttattcaATTGGCCAAATTCAATCCCAAAGAAACTGGGGAAGTATCAGTCATTACAAACATATGTGTACTGCAAAGGTTAGACAAAAAGCtttttaatacatattatttGCTTCAGCAATGACTGACCACAGACAGAGCAAAAGTTAGGATATTGAATAGGAAGGTATTACAGGAGAAGAAGCAAGCAGGTACACCTAAAACAGTAACATGACATAAGCCAAGACAAAACTCGACAAACAGATTTTCATATACACCTGTGCAAGTCTGGATAAAAGGGATGTGGCAATGTTAATTTGGATAAGAAATATGAATTAATTACCAAACAAATGAGTCGTATTAATTTGGGTAATTGgcaataaattttgaaaacTCTACAAGAAAAATACTcagagttttaaaataatttgcaatgtgcaattattttaattttccgTGTCAATGgatttcttaatttttttttccttttgggaTAGGGGAGGTTTGTTTTAAGATATCAAGTTACCTCATCTCCTTATACAAACCATAACACATAAGTAGAGATACATCAGGGTAGGTGGGATACTATAACAACATTGGACATATTGTTATACTATTCCACCCACCTTAATGAGGATCCTTTCGGCGTGGCGATCCCGTAGCCCTTGGAGTCCAGGTTCCCTCCGACCTTCATGGTGTCACAGGGCTTGCGCTGCTCGATGTACTCATTCATGGTGGACTCCAGCAGGTAGGCGTACTTCCCCTTGGACTTGCGCACCCGGAGCACGCCCTCCGCGGTGGTTTTCACAAACACCGAGGGCTCTGCGCCCTTCATGTACGTCCACATTTTATCGAACAGCGCGATTTTGGATCGCTGCGccgagagagggggagagggagggagaaaaatgtaaatggaaccATCATGATGAACCATCACGCCAGCAAAGATGTTGTGATTAACTGTGACAATATCATTTGGTTGGCATGACATGAAATGACCTGCAGTGAATTTAGGTATGACCATTCCACAGGTAAATGTACTTAATGGATATTGGGACAGGGCGTTGGAATTTTTTAAATCGCAATACACAAAGTCTTTTGCTCTCAATGAGAGTTATAATCTGCCACCCaaattgaaattttaatgcGAAGCAAACTTGGCATCATTGACAAGGTAAGGGAACATCTCTTCCCTGACTGCTGCAGAACTTgtgattacattacagacaAAGCAGAACAGTTACACTAAACTATCTAACCTCCACTGGTGTGAAATGCAgttgcatttttacatgatttCTTTGCCCAGCTAGGAGACATAAGGAGCAGGGAGCGGAAATACAGTGCAGGTAATGGTGAAAGGACAGCTGATAAAACTCGCTGTATCCGAATGAGGCGCACAGAGCTTGGTTTCTCAACCCTGAAGGACCTGGAGGTACAGACAGACCTAGTTTTCTTCTCAACTGGACTTTTCATAAGTTAGTCCTTTGTGACAGAAGTAAGTAGTCGGTACTGTGCTTATACTGTACTGACAAAGATACAAATAGAGTTATTTCTTCAAACTACTTCTGTACACTTGCGTTCCATAAACACATCAGCAATACAAAGCAGAATCAAgcttaatgaaataattatgttcagAATACAGAGTGtacctccaggaccagggctgaaAATCATTGGAAATGCACAGTAACTTTCACTGAACATTAGAgatatatgaaaaaatgttgatcTATGTAAAAGATCGTAAAATATGTGATACAATCATATGtacagaaaattaaatgtacaCGCAGGTCACACGTCCAGGTCATCAGGAAATGAACCACAAGAATATAAGCATAGAAGACGTCTCCTACCCTGAAAAATTCTTTAGTTGAGCCAGAGTCCAGAGTCCCGTAAGCAATTTCAGTTTGCTTAGCCAAGTCCTCTGCACTTTCAATGGGGGACACCATCCTCTCAACAGTCAGGAAGGCAGCTAAGTTAGCCGTGTAGGACGATATTATGATCAGGGTAAAAAACCACCAGACCCCGCCCACAATGCGGCCAGAGAGGGATCTATTAACAAGCGTAAAATGGATTCATAGAGATGAAATGAAAGCCACAGAGTTAGATGGTGCAGTCATTTTGGATCATATTCATCAAGTATCAATATTCAGTAAGAAAAAAGAACCATGAAAAGGACATTATTTCCATACGTTTTAGAAATGCAAAACCTAAAATCTAAAACTACAGAAGTACCACACAACATACATTAACAGTCATCCAGAAATTACCTTCCACAATCACATCATGTaaacataaatttaattaaatccaCTTCCCTAAATAAATCTATAATTAAGACCAAAGACAAATGTATAGTAAGAAACATGATGAGTGTTTTGAGCTGTGCCACGAAACAACATAAAATGATGAAAGCTTAGATAAACTAACAGAGCTGAAGCAGGTAGCAACAGGAACTCAAACATGCTCCACAGAACATAACATGACGGTAAGCATGGTAGACTAACACTGTCACagatacaacataaaaatgggAGGAGCATCATTATGCAACATCCAGTAACAGCAGACAGATCTAATTGGCCCCTGTCTATAGAACGAAGTTAAATAATTTCTATGAGATCACAATTTAGCAAACAGTACACCCAGCCATTGATGGAAAGCTGGAATGATTCCAGACTGTTATCACATCATTTCGGTATCTGTTTGATGACTTCTTCCCTTCCTCTACAGGGTAGGAGAATGTCAGGTTATACTACATCTTACAGCCGGTAAGATCTGAAAAAGGTGCAGCTGatacaaacacatgaaagaaTTCATTTACTGGCCTAACAAATTTGTCTCCAAATTAATTGTTTATATATTGTAGTAAGCAGACTAATTAACTAAAAAACTAATTAACTAAAAAAAGCCcattacactgtacactgcaatGTTATGTTCTAAATCTAGGAAAAGAATTTCACTGcatattaaatgataaattaattaaataaattaaatgataaattatgttttttaatctaatttattagaaatatttaaataatttattagtGAACATTTATTAGTAATTATTCCATTCTAAAAGTACTCAAGGTTTGAATTTtgtaaattcaaaatacatTGCAAAGCAATGTACTACTTAATAAAAATGGTAAGAATTATTAATCGTCCATTTTTAGATTTGGTAAAGTAGATATCTTTATGactttaatgattttttttctggtatgtcacacaaacaaactgaagtGAATAATACTGCAATAATAATACCATACAGGCAGGTACTGTATCAGATGCCAGCACTAACCACCCTCATTTTGCTTACTTGTTTCAAACCAACCTCAGCCATGCTTTCGGTCACAAGGTTACTCCCCTTAGccagaggaaaggaggagatTTGGAGGAAGAGCAAACAttaggagagggagagagagtacagcATATCCCTTGCAGCACTGGGATTGTTCTGGAAGTGGTCGCTGTAAGTAAACTGCAGCAACACCTACATCACCCCATGGACTGGGGGTATGCAGCAAAAACACGGTACCCCTCCAAGaggacaggaaaagagagaaacctCATGCATTTTGCAGTCCTGGCGTGGCGCGAACGTGGTCACAGAAGGAATACTCGACTGAAGTAAACGCAACTCCAGTCGCATATTTCTTGTCCTGCACTTGCTCCTTGTTGTGAGAGGGAGACACCACTCTCAGGTAACAAGGAGGGATATcaatgctaaaataaataactgaagtttctaaaattaaacataaaatgtaactgGAACTACAGGAGGTGACCACATCCGCGCCGCGGCATCGGGCTGGACCGAAAATGCACAAAGTTGGAGCGTACGAAGGACCAACCTTGGCGAAATATCGCATCCTTGCTGCATAAAGGCACCGAGGGAAAACCAGAGACTATTAAATATCCCAAACTCATTTGTCGACTCATTAGTTTGTATCTGTCCGTCTTCATACTCCTCGGTGTGCCACTCATAGGGGCTGAAGCGACTGACTAGGAAGAGAACCACACTGACCCCGATGTAGGCAAACACGATGCACATCCAGATCTCATACGCCAGGGGATCCAGGAAGGAGAACACCCCCGGTTTAGATTTCTGGGGCTTTTTTATCATGATGGAAATCCCCAGACTCATGAACGGTTTCGAGAAGTCAATCACTTCTTCTCGGACCAGGGTAATAGTTAACGGAGCAACTGCAATATCAGCTTTCTGAAACGAAAtgagaaaagcaaagaaaaagggAATATTTCTATTTGCTGCCTTACTTGAATGGTCTGCATAGTGAAAATATATCACGAGCACTTtcagaagaaagaaatgcaatCTTTGAGGATGGTGAGTCAACAGATTTCAACTGTACGCTGGAGGCAGTAAGTTTTTAGCTCTTCTTTTTTAACAGAGTAGAAGTAGGTGCTTCCTGTAACTTCCTGTAACTTAATTCACTTAAAAATACATGGTTTCCTGACTTGTGCTTAGTACACcataaattgtaaaatgttttcagtttaagACAGACATAGTTCAGCTCTTCTTCTTACCCCATACACTAACTCTCCAACCATTCCATTCCAGATTTTTGTCTCTGCATCTCTGGCTCCATACTTCCCATCACCAACTATTTTCAGCTGGTATTTGAAGCCACAGTGCTTGGCAATTTCTGCAGCCAAGTCCACACAGTAGCCCTCATATCTGTCATTGTCTACAAAGAGGTCAGCGTTTTTCTTTAGCATCACATATGGGGCTTcctgaaaaaagggaaattaacAAATACTTAAGTTCAACTGTTCTATGTACATTATTTCATCAGAAAATTTGAGATTAtaaaacacattgcattatCATTCAGAGAGAGCTACCATGTTCAGAGAGAATTAACCAGATCAGTATCGAAACTTATTAAGCATTACCAATATTGTGGTTACGATCACAGTCTTATTCTCCATCCCCATTgattcatttggaaaaacatCTGGTTTTGTAACCGCCATTTTGTCTACTTCATTCCAATATCCAATCTAGAAAAGAAAATGGGCAAAAGCAATCGCACAGCAATTCAATAATATGTGAAAAACACTTTCCTACTGTTTTCCTTGCAAGTTAAACACAGTGTCTCTAATTGTAGATGAGGACGGTTACACCTGAGTGGATATTAATTTACCAGACTATGAAACAGTTGCTTTTCTGACTTGTTTACTCTCCACTTTGCTTGAGCCTGTCACAGAGTCAAACCATGCATTTTCCTCAGAAACAGATCCAAGAACATGTACAAAATAGGAAGCAAGGACTTGAGATGAGCCCAGTCAGACCTACGGGAATAGTGTCAGTACCTTGACTGGTCCGCTGTTTTTAAGTTCCATGATATTAACGGAGTAGTTGACCCTTCTGCCGTGCTGGTCGAACTGGATGTTGCCCGTTAGGCCTTCCACCCGGacctggaaaagaaagaaaacagcgAGATGTAACATCACAGCATGTGGCGGGAGAAATCCGGGGGCAGGTTTTCACAGCTGCCCAGAGTTCCCTGATTCACTCTAATCTCAGGCTCTGAAAATCGGCGGGCGGTCAGACCTCCTCGCCCGCTGGCCGCCGGTGGCGTTGCTATGGCGACATGTCACCTGTTTCAGCGCTCGCTCGATCTCCACGCCCTGTGCCCACGGTACCGCCGGGTTGGCCAGACAGTCGCCGTTGTTGCCCCTCCGGGTGATGTCGATCCTCTGCTTGTGCAGGTAGCGGAACGCCTCCGTCATCACCTGCACGGCGTCATACGTCAGCGCCGACGTGTACTGCAGAAAGGACGGGGAGAGGATGGTCATCGCTTGGCCACGAGCGCCTTCGTCGACTCCGAACGCTCCCCGCTGACGCTCTAATGAGACCAGCACTAATCATATCAGCGGCATCTCACCCTAATTTTACTGTCAGCGCCGGGGTACTCCTTTTCCTCCAGGGCCTCCCACCGCTGGTCGAATTTGGCCACCAGCGGGTCGTCGAAATCCACGATCTGAAATCCAGACACATTCGCTCCTCCGTACTGGATCTTTGACAAATCCCCATCCACAAAGCCCTGAGAAAGACAGGAACTCTCAGACGGAGCTGTGCACTGCTTGTGGTTACTGTACTGTGTATTGCATCCGAGCATGCCTGAACCTTTTTGCATTATAGTGACATACCTATGACACATAATTACATGTTAGTAACTTATTGAGTCTGTCACgaagattgtcacaaagtgctgtttCAAGCTTTTCGAAACATAATgcatcacacattttaaaaaccaaagtaaatttgaaacaaatatgaaaatctGGTCCATATTAATATAGGAAACTAGCAGTATATGCAGAGGAATAGAGAATGCATACATTACTAGGACACTTCATAAGAAATAATGATATTACCCAGTTGAAAGGAATATAGGACACATTCATGAATTGAGAAGGCAGCTGAGgagaaaaaagcactgaaaacgcACCAGATTTGCAATGATGTAGTGATATCCTTTCACATGCCTGCCGATTGTGATGACCTGAGAAAGGAAGAGACAGGTAATCCTCCATCAGACTCAAACAGTCATGTACTGTTCACTTGCCTGCCGACACAACAGCTGTAGACATCTGCCAAGATATGCGAAACTGTTCTGCTTCAGGAAACCTCTCCAGTACAGCAACAAGGtgatgcattttcacatttaaaatagcaCTCCAGGGAGAAACGGCAAGACGTATTAACAGCCACTATAACTATGGTAATTAATATGTTACCACTGCAGAAGCTGTGTAACACTAAGCATAATGAAACCAGTTAAAATGTGACTAACACATTTATTAAGGTAAAACAGGATTCCTGTCCTCAGTATGATGTCATCGCTGCTGTCACCCAACAGATAAGAACAAAATGATAACAAGTATGTCATATTTTCTGTCTACTCTCTATCCAGTATCTCTTCACATGGTAACAGACATGGTGTTTGCCTTGGCATGCAGGCTCATTAAAGCACAGTTTTCATAATGCCGAGTCGGCAGGGTCCCTTCAGCATTAAGATTTGAATTATAATGGTACCGATGAATCATTGACGACACAGTCGGAGTGTCATAAGGGAAAATAATTCTATTTGTTTTCGATGAGACAGTTCCAGATGCACTGGTATTGATTTCAGCCCCGGCTAAAGCGTATTTCTCCAAGCAGTAAATACAAATCAGTCACATTTCCCAAGTGGCCCTGTC includes:
- the gria2b gene encoding glutamate receptor 2b isoform X4, translating into MQKIMNLAVFLLPFFWELAVCGSPGVQIGGLFPRGADQEYSAFRIGMVQFGTSEFRLTPHIDNLEVANSFAVTNCFCSQFSRGVYAIFGFYDKKSVNTITSFCGTLHVSFITPSFPVDGANQFILQMRPDIKGPLLSLIEYYKWDKFAYLYDSDRGLSTLQVVLDTAAERKWQVTAINVGNLKDEKKDEAYRSLFQDLENKKERRVILDCEQDKVKDIMEQVITIGRHVKGYHYIIANLGFVDGDLSKIQYGGANVSGFQIVDFDDPLVAKFDQRWEALEEKEYPGADSKIRYTSALTYDAVQVMTEAFRYLHKQRIDITRRGNNGDCLANPAVPWAQGVEIERALKQVRVEGLTGNIQFDQHGRRVNYSVNIMELKNSGPVKIGYWNEVDKMAVTKPDVFPNESMGMENKTVIVTTILEAPYVMLKKNADLFVDNDRYEGYCVDLAAEIAKHCGFKYQLKIVGDGKYGARDAETKIWNGMVGELVYGKADIAVAPLTITLVREEVIDFSKPFMSLGISIMIKKPQKSKPGVFSFLDPLAYEIWMCIVFAYIGVSVVLFLVSRFSPYEWHTEEYEDGQIQTNESTNEFGIFNSLWFSLGAFMQQGCDISPRSLSGRIVGGVWWFFTLIIISSYTANLAAFLTVERMVSPIESAEDLAKQTEIAYGTLDSGSTKEFFRRSKIALFDKMWTYMKGAEPSVFVKTTAEGVLRVRKSKGKYAYLLESTMNEYIEQRKPCDTMKVGGNLDSKGYGIATPKGSSLRTPVNLAVLKLSEQGVLDKLKNKWWYDKGECGAKDSGSKEKTSALSLSNVAGVFYILVGGLGLAMLVALIEFCYKSRAEAKRMKVAKNAQNINPTSSQNSQNFATYKEGYNVYGIESVKI
- the gria2b gene encoding glutamate receptor 2b isoform X3; amino-acid sequence: MQKIMNLAVFLLPFFWELAVCGSPGVQIGGLFPRGADQEYSAFRIGMVQFGTSEFRLTPHIDNLEVANSFAVTNCFCSQFSRGVYAIFGFYDKKSVNTITSFCGTLHVSFITPSFPVDGANQFILQMRPDIKGPLLSLIEYYKWDKFAYLYDSDRGLSTLQVVLDTAAERKWQVTAINVGNLKDEKKDEAYRSLFQDLENKKERRVILDCEQDKVKDIMEQVITIGRHVKGYHYIIANLGFVDGDLSKIQYGGANVSGFQIVDFDDPLVAKFDQRWEALEEKEYPGADSKIRYTSALTYDAVQVMTEAFRYLHKQRIDITRRGNNGDCLANPAVPWAQGVEIERALKQVRVEGLTGNIQFDQHGRRVNYSVNIMELKNSGPVKIGYWNEVDKMAVTKPDVFPNESMGMENKTVIVTTILEAPYVMLKKNADLFVDNDRYEGYCVDLAAEIAKHCGFKYQLKIVGDGKYGARDAETKIWNGMVGELVYGKADIAVAPLTITLVREEVIDFSKPFMSLGISIMIKKPQKSKPGVFSFLDPLAYEIWMCIVFAYIGVSVVLFLVSRFSPYEWHTEEYEDGQIQTNESTNEFGIFNSLWFSLGAFMQQGCDISPRSLSGRIVGGVWWFFTLIIISSYTANLAAFLTVERMVSPIESAEDLAKQTEIAYGTLDSGSTKEFFRRSKIALFDKMWTYMKGAEPSVFVKTTAEGVLRVRKSKGKYAYLLESTMNEYIEQRKPCDTMKVGGNLDSKGYGIATPKGSSLRNAVNLAVLKLNEQGLLDKLKNKWWYDKGECGSGGGDSKEKTSALSLSNVAGVFYILVGGLGLAMLVALIEFCYKSRAEAKRMKVAKNAQNINPTSSQNSQNFATYKEGYNVYGIESVKI